A region from the Chelmon rostratus isolate fCheRos1 chromosome 6, fCheRos1.pri, whole genome shotgun sequence genome encodes:
- the wdr61 gene encoding WD repeat-containing protein 61 produces the protein MSTQYSILFKQEHAHDDAIWTAAWGKSEADGSETIVTGSLDDMVKVWKWSDEKLELQWTLEGHQLGVVSVDISHNGAIAASSSLDAHIRLWDLESGKQIKSMDAGPVDAWSVAFSPDSKYIATGSHLGKVNIFGVESGKKEYSLDTRGKFILSIAYSPDGKYLASGAIDGIINIFDIATGKLLHTLEGHAMPIRSLTFSPDSQLLVTASDDGYIKIYDVQHANLAGTLSGHGSWVLNVAFSPDDTHFVSSSSDKSVKVWDAGSRACINTFFDHQDQVWSVKYNSTGSKIISAGDDRAIHIYDCPM, from the exons ATGAGCACCCAA TACAGCATTCTTTTCAAGCAAGAACACG cACACGATGATGCTATCTGGACGGCGGCGTGGGGGAAAAGTGAGGCGGATGGGTCAGAAACTATTGTCACTGGTTCACTAGATGATATGGTGAAAGTCTGGAAAtg GTCAGATGagaagctggagctgcagtggaCTCTGGAGGGACACCAGCTGGGCGTGGTGTCAGTGGACATCAGTCACAACGGAGCGATCGCTGCCTCCAGCTCCCTCGACGCTCACATCCGCCTCTGGGACCTGGAGTCTGGAAAACAGATCAAGTCCATGGATGCGGGGCCAG tcGATGCATGGTCGGTTGCCTTCTCCCCAGACTCTAAGTACATCGCCACAGGAAGCCATCTTGGCAAGGTCAACATCTTCGGTGTGGAAAGCGGCAAGAAGGAGTATTCTCTGGACACTCGAGGAAAATTCATCCTGAGTATAGCTTAC AGTCCTGATGGAAAATATTTGGCCAGCGGCGCCATCGATGGAATCATCAACATCTTTGACATCGCCACTGGAAAGCTGCTCCACACACTGGAAG gtCACGCCATGCCCATCAGATCCCTCACGTTCTCCCCCGACTCCCAGCTCCTGGTCACGGCCTCCGACGACGGCTACATCAAAATCTACGACGT GCAACATGCCAACCTGGCCGGCACACTGAGTGGACATGGATCCTGGGTTCTTAACGTCGCCTTCTCCCCGGATGACACACATTTTGTCTCAAG CTCGTCTGACAAGAGTGTGAAGGTTTGGGATGCCGGCTCCAGAGCGTGTATCAACACTTTCTTCGACCATCAAGACCAG GTGTGGAGTGTAAAGTACAACAGCACCGGCTCAAAGATCATCTCGGCTGGAGATGACCGAGCCATCCACATCTACGACTGCCCCATGTGA